A single Paenibacillus kribbensis DNA region contains:
- the argC gene encoding N-acetyl-gamma-glutamyl-phosphate reductase, with translation MSSKLKVAIVGSTGYGGVELIRFLVHHPQVEIVSVISSSSAGVPISDGFPHLTDIVVQDLDGVDIHEIAAKADLVFTATPSGVSTQLVPQLLDAGLKVIDLSGDFRLRSGETYEAWYKKPAASSEYLKQAVYGLSEVYAEKLAGVSFISNPGCYPTATLLGIIPALQADWIDHRTLIVDAKSGVSGSGRGTSLVSHYAEMNENFKAYKVNKHQHIPEIEQVLGDIAGEDVTVTFTTQLVPMTRGIMSTIYVTLKGDHTDQDLIGLYRDYYKDHPFVRVRGEGVWPATKEVFGSNYCDIGFAADARTGRLTIISVIDNVVKGAAGQAIQNLNLMMGWEENLGLGFIPVYP, from the coding sequence GTGAGCAGCAAGCTAAAAGTGGCAATTGTCGGTTCCACCGGGTATGGCGGGGTGGAGCTCATTCGTTTTTTGGTTCATCATCCGCAGGTAGAGATTGTATCTGTTATATCTTCGTCCAGCGCGGGTGTCCCGATCAGTGACGGGTTTCCACATCTGACGGACATCGTGGTGCAGGATTTGGACGGTGTTGATATCCACGAAATTGCTGCCAAGGCCGATCTGGTTTTTACAGCTACGCCATCGGGTGTTAGTACCCAACTGGTACCGCAGCTTCTGGATGCCGGACTAAAGGTCATTGATCTGTCCGGGGACTTCAGGCTCCGAAGCGGGGAAACGTATGAAGCATGGTATAAAAAGCCTGCCGCTTCCTCCGAATATCTCAAGCAAGCGGTATATGGACTCAGTGAGGTGTATGCAGAAAAGCTTGCGGGTGTTTCTTTTATTTCTAATCCAGGCTGCTATCCGACGGCAACTTTGCTCGGGATTATCCCTGCCCTTCAAGCGGATTGGATCGACCATCGGACGCTGATTGTGGATGCCAAATCCGGGGTATCCGGCTCTGGACGGGGAACAAGTCTTGTTTCGCATTATGCGGAAATGAACGAGAACTTTAAGGCTTATAAGGTGAATAAGCACCAGCATATCCCTGAGATCGAACAGGTTCTGGGCGATATTGCGGGCGAGGATGTTACGGTCACGTTTACGACACAGCTTGTGCCTATGACCCGGGGGATTATGAGTACAATCTATGTCACGCTGAAAGGTGACCATACGGATCAGGATCTTATCGGGCTATACCGAGACTACTATAAAGACCATCCTTTTGTCCGTGTACGTGGCGAAGGTGTATGGCCAGCGACGAAGGAAGTATTTGGCTCGAATTATTGTGATATCGGTTTTGCAGCGGATGCCCGAACCGGGCGCCTTACGATTATTTCTGTCATTGATAATGTGGTGAAGGGTGCTGCCGGACAGGCGATTCAGAATTTAAATTTGATGATGGGATGGGAGGAGAACCTCGGGCTCGGCTTCATACCGGTATATCCGTAA
- a CDS encoding YitT family protein — translation MSQLNPPVARRRRRKPWIAASGPVRNVTDILLIILGSFITALTFNMFLLPNRIASGGVSGLSIVGEELFGLEPAYTQWSMNIPLFIAGVLLLGKKYGLRSLLGSIMLPLFVYVTKDWAVPTTNPLLASLYGGIGVGLGLGTVFRGRGSTGGLAILAQIIHKYTGFSLSLCVMLMDGTVITLAGFTLSPERALYALIGLFVTGKVIDAVEMGLSYSKVAYIISNQKETITQAILQDLDRGLTELAGRGGYTNEERPVLMVVVGQNEVTRLKTLVRLVDPEAFVIISNTREVLGEGFKKES, via the coding sequence ATGTCTCAATTGAATCCTCCCGTTGCTCGTCGAAGACGCCGCAAGCCTTGGATTGCCGCCAGCGGCCCCGTACGTAATGTAACGGATATTTTGCTGATAATACTCGGGTCCTTCATTACAGCACTGACCTTCAATATGTTCCTGCTTCCAAACCGGATTGCGTCCGGTGGGGTATCGGGTCTGTCTATCGTGGGCGAGGAACTGTTTGGTCTAGAACCGGCCTATACGCAATGGAGTATGAATATTCCCCTATTCATAGCAGGGGTGCTGCTGTTAGGAAAAAAGTATGGACTGCGCTCTCTGCTGGGGAGTATTATGCTGCCGCTATTCGTGTATGTGACCAAGGATTGGGCGGTTCCGACAACGAATCCGCTGCTGGCTTCGCTGTATGGCGGGATCGGAGTGGGTTTGGGATTGGGCACCGTATTTCGGGGCAGAGGCTCGACGGGCGGGCTGGCTATTTTGGCGCAAATTATTCATAAATATACGGGCTTTAGCCTTTCTCTCTGTGTCATGCTAATGGATGGCACGGTCATTACATTGGCTGGCTTTACCCTGTCCCCGGAGCGGGCATTGTATGCATTGATTGGGCTGTTTGTAACAGGCAAGGTCATTGATGCTGTGGAAATGGGGCTAAGCTACTCAAAGGTGGCCTACATTATATCCAATCAAAAGGAAACGATCACACAGGCCATATTGCAGGACTTGGATCGGGGATTGACAGAGCTGGCAGGACGTGGGGGTTATACGAATGAGGAACGCCCTGTACTTATGGTTGTGGTCGGGCAAAACGAGGTAACTCGTCTCAAAACGCTCGTCCGCTTGGTAGATCCGGAAGCTTTTGTGATCATTAGCAACACGCGTGAAGTGCTGGGAGAAGGCTTTAAAAAGGAAAGCTAA
- the prfB gene encoding peptide chain release factor 2 (programmed frameshift), with translation MIDASVKHDLREIGKKLTNLRGSLDLDLKQEMIANFEEKMAAPDFWDDNEKAQGVIAEMNAVKSSVDSYEQLRQEYEDAGMMAELADEEGDETLVGEIENSVRSLLGKLQEFELQLLLNQPYDKLNAILELHPGAGGTESQDWGQMLLRMYTRWAEKRGFKVETLDYLAGDEAGIKSVTLLIKGYNAYGYLKAEKGVHRLVRISPFDSSGRRHTSFVSCDVVPEIADDVDIEIRTEDLKIDTYRASGAGGQHINTTDSAVRITHLPTGIVVTCQNERSQIKNRERAMTMLRSKLYERKIEEQQQQLDEIRGEQSDIAWGSQIRSYVFHPYSMVKDHRTSVETGNVGAVMDGDLDSFIDGYLRSQIKLDAE, from the exons ATGATTGATGCAAGTGTAAAACATGATTTACGAGAAATAGGCAAGAAACTAACAAACCTTAGGGGGTCTCTT GACTTAGATCTCAAACAGGAAATGATCGCGAACTTTGAGGAAAAGATGGCTGCGCCTGATTTTTGGGATGATAACGAAAAGGCCCAAGGTGTAATTGCCGAAATGAATGCTGTTAAGTCTTCTGTGGACAGCTATGAACAGCTTCGTCAGGAATATGAAGACGCAGGCATGATGGCTGAGCTGGCTGATGAGGAAGGCGATGAAACACTGGTTGGAGAAATTGAAAACAGTGTCAGATCGCTGCTGGGCAAATTGCAGGAGTTTGAACTGCAGTTGCTTTTAAATCAGCCATATGACAAGCTTAATGCTATTCTGGAGCTGCATCCGGGAGCAGGCGGTACCGAGTCCCAGGACTGGGGCCAAATGCTGCTGCGTATGTATACACGCTGGGCAGAAAAACGGGGCTTCAAGGTGGAAACCCTGGATTATCTGGCAGGTGATGAAGCGGGGATCAAGAGTGTAACCCTGTTGATCAAAGGTTATAACGCCTACGGTTATCTTAAAGCGGAGAAAGGCGTGCATCGGCTTGTTCGCATCTCTCCATTTGATTCCTCCGGTCGTCGGCATACATCGTTCGTATCCTGTGATGTGGTACCGGAAATTGCGGATGATGTGGATATTGAGATTCGCACGGAGGATCTTAAAATTGATACGTACCGGGCCAGCGGCGCGGGTGGTCAGCATATTAATACGACCGACTCAGCTGTTCGGATTACGCATTTGCCTACCGGTATTGTCGTGACTTGTCAAAATGAACGTTCTCAGATCAAGAACCGTGAACGTGCGATGACGATGCTTCGTTCCAAGCTCTACGAGCGCAAGATTGAAGAACAACAGCAGCAATTGGACGAGATCCGTGGAGAACAGTCTGATATTGCATGGGGGAGCCAAATTCGCTCCTACGTGTTCCATCCGTACAGTATGGTCAAAGATCATCGTACCAGCGTGGAAACAGGCAACGTGGGAGCTGTTATGGATGGCGATCTCGATTCGTTCATCGACGGTTACCTGCGCAGTCAAATTAAGCTGGACGCAGAATAA
- the secA gene encoding preprotein translocase subunit SecA, with protein sequence MLGIVKKIFGDTNERDVKRLMKTVELINKIEPDFEKLSDEELKAKTVEFRERIEQGTTAEEILPEAFATIREASKRVLGKRHYDVQMLGGIALHEGKIAEMKTGEGKTLVGTLPVYLNALLGKGVHVVTVNDYLAQRDSGEMGQIYNFLGMTVGLNLANMDHAAKQEAYACDITYGTNNEFGFDYLRDNMVLYKEQMVQRPLYFCIIDEVDSILVDEARTPLIISGQAQKSTELYFAADRFVKSLNVEEDYTLDIKVKSVALTENGVSKAENFFGLENLYDQESVTINHHIVQALKANAIMRLDVDYVVADGEVLIVDEFTGRLMAGRRYSDGLHQAIEAKENIIVQNESMTLATITFQNYFRMYRKLAGMTGTAKTEEEEFKKIYGLEVLQIPTNRPNQRVDMPDVVYKSVKGKFHAVVDEILERNKKNQPVLVGTVSIENSELLSEMLKRKGVRHKVLNAKYHAEEAEIISHAGEAGAVTIATNMAGRGTDIVLGEGVPELGGLHIIGTERHESRRIDNQLRGRAGRQGDPGSTQFYLSLGDELMKRFGADNVLNMMERLGFEEDQPIESRMITRAIESAQKRVEGNNFDQRKVVLQYDDVMNQQRAIIYKQRRKVLESENIKEIVFDMIKPVIERVVEAHCGDDIPENWELEEVAEYVNNNLLEENTLTRDDLWGKEREEMVEMIFEKVTARYHSREEMIGEEMVREFEKVIVLRAVDSKWMDHIDAMDQLRQGIHLRAYGGTDPLREYQFEGFEMFHAMIGSIQEEVSTYIMKAQIESNQERQAVVDEDKISTSGEPAAPKKKSAPARPRRR encoded by the coding sequence ATGCTAGGAATTGTCAAGAAAATTTTTGGTGATACAAATGAACGTGACGTCAAGCGTTTAATGAAGACGGTTGAACTGATCAATAAAATAGAGCCGGATTTTGAGAAGCTCTCGGATGAGGAACTGAAAGCGAAGACGGTGGAGTTTAGAGAGCGGATTGAACAAGGTACTACGGCTGAAGAAATTCTGCCGGAAGCTTTTGCGACCATTCGTGAAGCGTCCAAGCGGGTGCTGGGCAAACGCCATTATGATGTCCAGATGCTGGGCGGTATTGCGCTGCATGAAGGTAAAATTGCCGAAATGAAAACCGGTGAAGGTAAAACATTGGTAGGTACGTTGCCGGTTTATTTGAATGCTTTGCTGGGCAAAGGCGTGCACGTGGTTACGGTCAACGACTATTTGGCACAGCGTGACAGCGGAGAAATGGGACAAATCTATAACTTCCTGGGGATGACTGTAGGGCTGAATTTGGCGAACATGGATCATGCCGCCAAGCAGGAAGCTTACGCCTGTGACATCACGTACGGTACGAATAATGAGTTTGGATTTGATTATCTGCGCGATAATATGGTGCTTTACAAAGAGCAGATGGTACAGCGGCCATTGTACTTCTGTATCATTGATGAAGTGGATTCCATTCTCGTCGATGAAGCTCGTACACCATTGATTATTTCAGGACAAGCTCAAAAATCGACAGAACTGTATTTTGCAGCTGACCGTTTTGTGAAGAGCCTGAATGTTGAAGAAGATTACACGCTGGATATTAAGGTGAAGTCGGTTGCCTTGACCGAAAACGGCGTATCCAAGGCTGAAAATTTCTTCGGACTGGAAAATCTGTACGATCAGGAAAGTGTGACGATCAACCATCACATTGTACAGGCATTGAAGGCTAACGCTATTATGCGCCTGGATGTGGATTATGTCGTAGCTGACGGTGAAGTCCTGATTGTCGATGAGTTCACAGGCCGTCTGATGGCTGGACGTCGCTACAGTGATGGTTTGCATCAGGCCATTGAAGCCAAGGAAAACATCATTGTACAAAATGAAAGCATGACGCTGGCGACGATTACATTCCAAAACTACTTCCGTATGTACCGTAAATTGGCGGGTATGACGGGTACAGCGAAAACAGAAGAAGAAGAATTTAAAAAAATCTATGGTCTGGAAGTACTCCAGATTCCAACGAATCGACCTAACCAGCGTGTAGATATGCCTGACGTTGTATACAAGAGCGTAAAAGGTAAATTCCATGCAGTGGTGGATGAAATTCTGGAGCGTAACAAAAAGAATCAGCCGGTATTGGTAGGTACGGTTTCTATTGAAAACTCGGAGCTGCTTTCTGAGATGCTGAAACGCAAAGGCGTTCGTCATAAGGTGCTTAACGCCAAGTATCACGCTGAGGAAGCGGAGATTATTTCCCACGCAGGTGAAGCTGGCGCAGTTACTATCGCTACCAATATGGCAGGACGTGGTACTGATATCGTATTGGGCGAAGGCGTACCAGAACTCGGTGGATTGCATATCATTGGTACAGAGCGTCATGAATCCCGCCGTATTGATAATCAGCTTCGCGGACGTGCAGGACGTCAGGGCGATCCAGGGTCCACACAGTTTTACTTGTCACTCGGCGATGAATTGATGAAGCGCTTTGGTGCGGATAACGTACTGAATATGATGGAGCGCTTGGGCTTTGAAGAAGACCAGCCAATCGAGAGCCGCATGATTACACGTGCTATTGAATCAGCGCAAAAACGCGTCGAAGGCAACAACTTTGATCAGCGTAAAGTCGTTCTTCAGTATGATGATGTTATGAACCAGCAGCGTGCTATTATCTACAAACAGCGCCGTAAAGTGCTGGAATCAGAGAATATTAAGGAAATTGTGTTTGATATGATCAAGCCTGTCATTGAGCGTGTGGTGGAAGCTCATTGCGGGGATGACATTCCTGAAAACTGGGAGCTTGAAGAAGTTGCAGAGTATGTGAATAACAACCTGCTTGAGGAAAATACACTGACTCGTGACGATCTGTGGGGCAAGGAAAGAGAAGAGATGGTAGAAATGATCTTCGAGAAAGTTACCGCCAGATACCACAGCCGTGAAGAGATGATTGGCGAGGAAATGGTACGCGAGTTCGAGAAGGTTATCGTACTGCGTGCAGTTGATAGCAAATGGATGGATCATATTGATGCTATGGATCAATTGCGTCAAGGCATTCACTTGCGTGCTTACGGCGGTACTGATCCGCTACGTGAATACCAATTTGAAGGCTTCGAAATGTTCCATGCTATGATCGGCAGCATCCAAGAGGAAGTATCGACATACATCATGAAAGCACAAATTGAATCCAACCAAGAGCGTCAGGCTGTCGTTGATGAAGATAAAATCTCGACAAGTGGCGAACCTGCTGCACCTAAAAAGAAATCCGCCCCTGCTCGCCCACGCAGAAGATAA
- the argF gene encoding ornithine carbamoyltransferase, which translates to MSQSGALQQMNLKGRDFLELDDYSTEEIQYLIDLAIEIKRKHKNGETYQPLQGKTLGLIFEKSSTRTRVSFEVGMYQLGGHALFLSKNDIQLGRGEPISDMAQVMSRYLDGIMVRTFGHDNVVELARYASVPVINGLSDLAHPCQVLADYQTLYEQKGKLKGLKLAYIGDGNNMAHSLLIGGAKLGVHVSIASPAGYEPDPSVVAASREIAKQTGSEIVITQSPQEAVKDADAIYTDVWASMGFEEEQKERELAFADFQVNEELVQLAKPDYLFLHCLPAHRGEEVSAGVIDGPNSVIFDEAENRLHAQKALLVALLG; encoded by the coding sequence ATGAGCCAGAGCGGCGCACTGCAGCAGATGAATTTGAAGGGGCGGGACTTCCTTGAGCTGGATGACTACTCTACAGAGGAAATCCAGTATTTAATTGATCTCGCCATCGAAATTAAGCGTAAGCACAAAAACGGGGAAACCTATCAGCCGCTACAGGGGAAAACACTTGGACTGATTTTCGAAAAATCCTCCACACGTACACGGGTATCCTTTGAAGTCGGTATGTATCAATTGGGCGGGCATGCCCTTTTCCTGAGCAAAAATGACATTCAACTGGGACGCGGCGAGCCTATTAGCGACATGGCGCAAGTCATGTCACGCTATCTGGACGGCATTATGGTTCGTACCTTTGGGCACGATAATGTCGTAGAATTGGCACGTTATGCATCCGTTCCTGTGATCAACGGCTTGAGCGATTTGGCGCATCCATGTCAGGTGCTGGCTGATTACCAAACTTTGTATGAGCAAAAGGGCAAGCTAAAAGGACTCAAACTAGCTTACATCGGGGATGGCAACAATATGGCACATTCTCTATTGATCGGCGGAGCGAAGCTCGGAGTACATGTATCGATTGCAAGTCCTGCGGGATACGAGCCTGACCCGAGTGTGGTTGCAGCTTCCCGTGAGATTGCCAAGCAGACAGGGAGTGAAATTGTTATAACCCAAAGTCCGCAAGAAGCGGTCAAGGATGCGGATGCAATTTATACGGATGTATGGGCGAGCATGGGCTTTGAGGAAGAGCAGAAGGAGCGTGAGCTTGCTTTTGCCGACTTCCAGGTGAATGAGGAGCTGGTCCAGCTGGCGAAACCGGATTATTTGTTCCTGCACTGTCTGCCTGCACATCGTGGGGAAGAAGTGAGTGCGGGTGTCATTGACGGTCCGAATTCAGTCATTTTTGATGAAGCGGAAAATCGCCTGCATGCGCAAAAAGCGCTGTTGGTTGCTTTGCTGGGATAA
- a CDS encoding acetylornithine transaminase, translated as MSKESNALVSEELPNTDAIGVRTEKVAAEAQPQSSLFPTYARYPLSLVKGQGSWLWDDQGKRYLDFMSGIAVTNLGHAPQAVAERLKKQIDELWHVSNLFHIPGQERAAALLTANSSADAVFFCNSGAEANEAAIKLARRYHQKVKQNGRYEVITFTQSFHGRTLATLTATGQDKVKEGFLPLPAGFKSVPLHDQAALEAAISENTAAIMLEMVQAEGGMYPVDPAFVDVITKLCREHGLLLIIDEVQTGMGRTGKLFAFEHYGIEPDIFTLAKGLGSGFSVGAMLGKGYLREAFTAGSHGSTFGGTPLAMAAVQATIETIIDDKLPERAAEMGEYLFHSLQKQLGDIPFVKDIRGKGLMVGIECAEPVAELVLAGQKKGILFITAGPNVIRLLPNLYVTKDEIDQAVTLIAELIREHVA; from the coding sequence ATGAGTAAGGAGTCTAATGCACTGGTGAGCGAGGAATTGCCAAATACGGATGCAATCGGAGTGCGTACGGAAAAGGTAGCGGCAGAAGCGCAGCCGCAAAGCTCTCTTTTTCCAACCTATGCAAGATATCCGCTGTCACTGGTCAAAGGTCAAGGAAGCTGGCTGTGGGATGATCAGGGCAAGCGTTATCTGGATTTCATGTCAGGCATTGCCGTTACCAATCTCGGGCATGCCCCTCAGGCTGTAGCCGAGCGCTTGAAAAAACAGATTGATGAACTGTGGCATGTATCCAATCTGTTTCATATCCCAGGACAGGAACGGGCGGCAGCTTTGCTGACTGCCAATAGCAGCGCGGATGCTGTATTTTTCTGCAATAGCGGGGCGGAGGCGAATGAAGCTGCGATCAAGCTGGCGCGTCGTTACCACCAAAAGGTGAAGCAGAACGGCCGCTACGAAGTCATTACGTTCACGCAATCCTTTCACGGGCGGACGCTGGCAACCCTGACCGCTACCGGTCAGGATAAAGTTAAAGAAGGATTTTTGCCGCTTCCTGCCGGGTTTAAAAGCGTTCCACTTCATGATCAGGCTGCGCTTGAAGCAGCAATCAGTGAAAATACGGCGGCCATTATGCTGGAAATGGTGCAGGCTGAAGGTGGCATGTATCCGGTAGACCCTGCTTTTGTAGATGTGATTACCAAGCTGTGCCGCGAGCATGGCTTGCTGCTGATCATTGATGAGGTGCAAACAGGCATGGGACGGACAGGTAAGCTGTTTGCCTTCGAGCATTATGGCATAGAGCCGGATATCTTTACATTGGCGAAGGGGTTGGGCAGTGGCTTTTCTGTAGGTGCGATGCTGGGCAAAGGATATTTGCGTGAAGCGTTCACGGCGGGCAGCCACGGTTCCACCTTTGGTGGTACGCCGCTCGCGATGGCAGCGGTTCAGGCGACCATTGAAACGATTATAGATGACAAACTGCCAGAACGTGCAGCTGAGATGGGCGAATATTTGTTCCATAGCCTGCAAAAGCAGCTTGGAGATATTCCTTTTGTAAAGGATATCCGCGGAAAAGGGCTGATGGTCGGCATTGAGTGTGCGGAGCCGGTAGCAGAGCTTGTTTTGGCAGGACAGAAGAAGGGGATTCTGTTTATTACAGCAGGACCGAACGTGATTCGCCTGTTGCCTAACCTGTATGTAACGAAGGATGAAATTGATCAGGCAGTAACACTGATTGCTGAATTGATTCGGGAGCATGTGGCTTAG
- the argB gene encoding acetylglutamate kinase, with the protein MQSAMEQADQANHAGVARRNFVMKCGGSTLAALPDSFFDDLARLQSEGLQPVIVHGGGPAISDNLAKLGIETEFINGLRKTTEPVLDVVEMVLAGSINKQIVRRIGMHGGRALGLSGSDGYLIEAKPVPNAAEVGWVGEVTSVQASIITGVLDMNYMPVIAPIGIDRSGQRYNINADTAAGAVASHLGVSRMIVVTDVPGILKKSGSEKKVLDSITVQEIEDMISTGEIYGGMIPKVRAAIACIHGKVKEVVIVNGSEPQVLSRVLGGESIGTRIVRMQ; encoded by the coding sequence ATGCAATCAGCAATGGAGCAGGCGGATCAAGCCAATCATGCCGGAGTGGCACGTCGTAATTTTGTGATGAAATGCGGAGGAAGTACGCTGGCTGCGTTGCCTGATTCCTTTTTTGACGACTTGGCCCGTTTGCAGTCGGAAGGACTTCAGCCTGTCATTGTCCATGGCGGGGGTCCCGCGATCTCTGACAATTTGGCGAAGCTGGGAATCGAAACGGAGTTCATTAATGGATTGCGTAAAACGACTGAACCTGTGCTGGATGTCGTGGAAATGGTGCTGGCAGGCAGCATTAACAAGCAGATTGTACGCAGAATAGGGATGCACGGAGGGCGGGCATTGGGCTTGTCAGGCAGTGATGGCTATTTAATCGAAGCAAAGCCTGTGCCGAATGCCGCAGAGGTCGGTTGGGTCGGAGAGGTAACGTCTGTTCAAGCTTCGATTATTACAGGTGTGCTGGATATGAACTACATGCCTGTTATTGCACCTATTGGCATTGATCGATCTGGTCAGCGTTACAACATTAATGCGGATACAGCGGCGGGTGCAGTGGCTTCTCACCTCGGGGTCAGTCGGATGATCGTCGTTACCGATGTGCCGGGGATATTGAAAAAGAGTGGCAGCGAGAAGAAGGTACTGGACTCCATCACCGTACAGGAGATTGAAGATATGATCAGCACGGGTGAAATCTACGGGGGTATGATCCCAAAAGTGAGGGCGGCTATTGCCTGCATCCACGGAAAAGTGAAGGAAGTCGTTATTGTGAATGGCAGTGAACCGCAGGTGTTAAGCCGTGTGCTGGGCGGGGAATCGATAGGAACACGCATCGTGCGTATGCAGTAA
- the argJ gene encoding bifunctional glutamate N-acetyltransferase/amino-acid acetyltransferase ArgJ encodes MSKVGFTVVNGGSIVTPRGFTAGGLHCGLKNTDRNDIGAIRCEVEATAAAVYTTNVFQAAPLKVTRESLVDGRLQAVVVNSGNANACTGQQGERDAYAMRAAAARELGVAESNVAVASTGVIGEHLKMDRVLGGISSLPDRVNGESDGAEQFTQAILTTDLVKKEACVAVEVDGVTVHIAGAAKGSGMIHPNMATMLAFMTCDAAIGQAALHQLLKQATDNSFNMITVDGDTSTNDMLIAMASGLAGNRELDAGHPDWEAFAEAFTYICQELAKAIARDGEGATKLVEVSVSGAVSDASAQAIAKTVIGSSLVKSAVFGADANWGRIIAAVGRAGEPVNPDTVDIRLGDIIVLSQSSPVAFDEAEALSYLRGDTVRIIVDLHHGNGTATAWGCDLTYDYVRINAAYRT; translated from the coding sequence ATGAGTAAAGTAGGGTTTACAGTAGTAAACGGGGGCAGCATCGTAACTCCGCGTGGCTTTACAGCCGGGGGACTGCACTGCGGATTGAAAAATACGGATCGCAACGATATTGGCGCCATTCGTTGCGAGGTAGAGGCGACAGCTGCTGCGGTGTATACCACCAATGTGTTTCAGGCTGCACCGCTGAAGGTGACCCGCGAGAGCCTGGTAGATGGCCGATTGCAGGCGGTAGTGGTGAATAGCGGGAATGCCAATGCTTGCACAGGGCAGCAAGGGGAGCGGGATGCCTACGCTATGCGTGCGGCTGCGGCTCGAGAGCTCGGTGTAGCCGAGAGTAATGTAGCCGTTGCTTCGACTGGCGTGATTGGCGAGCATTTGAAAATGGATCGTGTGCTTGGCGGTATATCGTCATTACCTGACCGTGTGAACGGGGAAAGCGATGGAGCGGAGCAATTTACCCAAGCCATCCTGACGACAGATTTGGTGAAAAAGGAAGCGTGCGTGGCGGTTGAAGTGGATGGCGTGACGGTGCACATCGCCGGGGCAGCGAAGGGCTCGGGCATGATTCATCCGAATATGGCAACGATGCTGGCCTTTATGACCTGTGACGCAGCCATCGGGCAGGCAGCGCTTCATCAGCTCCTAAAGCAGGCGACGGATAACAGCTTTAATATGATTACAGTGGATGGCGATACAAGTACGAACGATATGCTGATCGCTATGGCAAGCGGGCTGGCGGGCAACCGCGAGTTGGATGCAGGCCATCCCGATTGGGAGGCTTTTGCCGAGGCGTTCACCTATATCTGCCAGGAGCTGGCGAAGGCGATTGCTCGCGATGGAGAAGGTGCTACGAAGCTAGTAGAGGTGTCGGTGAGCGGGGCGGTAAGCGATGCGTCTGCCCAGGCGATAGCCAAGACGGTGATCGGGTCCAGTTTGGTGAAATCAGCTGTTTTCGGTGCAGACGCCAACTGGGGACGCATTATTGCAGCCGTCGGGCGCGCCGGAGAGCCGGTGAATCCAGATACGGTAGACATCCGCCTGGGTGATATTATCGTGCTGAGTCAATCCAGTCCGGTCGCTTTTGATGAAGCCGAGGCGCTTTCCTATTTACGTGGAGATACGGTGCGAATTATCGTTGATTTGCATCATGGGAACGGAACTGCTACAGCCTGGGGCTGTGATTTAACTTATGATTATGTGCGGATTAACGCTGCATATCGGACATAG